The Neospora caninum Liverpool complete genome, chromosome IV genome segment TGTCTTTGTTTCGACAACTGCTGCGTTCTCTCAAAAGTGCTGTTGAACCGTTTTCGAATTCCGGGTGTCTCCATTTCTCAGACTCGTCTTCGAAGGCGTGCACCCGCGACTGCTCTGCAAGGGCTTCGACAAGGCGCGGTCCAAGTGTCTCGAAGTTCTCGACCAAGTAAGCCTCGGAGACTCGTCTGCATACCAGACGCGCAGCGGTGCGGCACTCTCGTTCTCGCTTGCACAAAGTGCAAATCGGGGTGTTTTTTTGACGTGCATGCGGGCTTGCAGCTGAAAGTTCCCGTCccgttctcgccgctgccCGACCGGGAACTCTTGCACAGCGTCGCGCGGACTTCTCTGCGAACGAAACTGACGGCTGGCTTGGCGGAAAAACTGACGCCTGACGTAGTGGACGCTGTTTGTCTCATCGCGAAGCCTGACGAGTCTCCCCTGGACCTATTCATGATCGAAATTCTCCACATGcgccgcggcctcgcgagcgagacgaaactCATCAAGGtgagagacgcgccgagaCTTCAAATCTCCAGATACCTCGCCTCCCGAGCACCAGAGATGCTTGGTGCAGTCTGTCTGGTGGTTTTCCGACTCTCTCCACGAGGCGAAAAATCGCCTAGGCACGTCGATAGTCTCGataatgcatatatatgtatatatatatatatatacatatacatatatatacatattgattgtatatgtatatgtacgtagatagatatatgtgtGCGTATGGATTATTTTAGTAAAGATGTACATGGATCCGTGTGCGTGTTTGCGTCTCGATGTGAAAGTGTCCAAGTGCCGGAACGGTTGATGTTGCTttcgtgtgtgtcttgcCCAACTGCATGTGCCCATTAAATGTATGTGTGTCGATCGGCggccttctttctgtgcGCTTCATTCTCTTTCAAAGACatctcgtcttttctcgatATCTCCCCCTGCTTCTGTCGAAATTTATATACAGCTAGCATGCGCACACACAGGTGTACCTGTGTACAGACAATATACATTTGTGAATAGAGatgcgaggagaaaaggagaggcagacacagGCGTGCGTTTCggtgcgtcttcgctttttcAGGGTATGGTGATGGATCACGGCGCTCGACACCCGGACATGCCGACGAGCCTGAAGAAGTGCTACATTCTCACATGCAATGTCTCTCTCGAGTACGAGAAGTCGGAAGTGAACTCGGGATTCTTTTACTCCTCGGCagaggaacgggagaagATGGTtgaggccgagagaagatTCACAGACGAGAAAGTCAAGAAAATCATCGAACTCAAGCGAAAGGTAAACCTCTTGTCACGGATGAGACTTTTCGCTCcatctcctttctcccgtctttttccagttcttttctctcgcttctccttcctcgctcgtgTCTCTGGACGCTCTTCTGACGGCGCATCGTGccgcggctgtctccagcGGGCGTACCCTGGGTGTGCCTCtggccttttttctttcttttcgtaGGTTTGCACGCCAGAGAACGGCCGAACGTTCGTCGTCTTGAACCAGAAAGGCATCGATCCACCTTCCCTGGACCTCTTCGCAAAGGATGGCATCCTCGCGCTTCGCAGGGTAggactcgcctctctcgttcgtcCAGCTTTTCTTTACGCTTTCACCCTCAGttcacgcgcctctctttgcgtGGAGGGCCGTTCCGCTCTTCCTGGTAGTTTTCTGCCCTGCGTCCTTCGCCTATTTGTTGTGCGGGCTCGTCGGGCTCTCTGttcatctctcttctccctctctgtctcgttccaGGATCGTgcatcttttctctttctctcccgcgttctctgcgtGTTGCTCCGCTCACGCCCTGTTCTTTTCGAttgcgagacgcgcagaaacCCTGTCTCACCTGCCTCTCGGGTTCTCTTCCGAttttcttgctttttcaGGTGAAAAGACGCAACATGGAGagactgtctctctgctgcggaGGCAATCCAGTGAACAGCGTGGACGATTTGACGGAAGACGACCTCGGCTATGCAGAGCACGTCTACGAACAGACtctcggagaagaaaaataCACATTTGTCGATGGAGTGAAGAATCCCCAGTCCTGCTGCATTCTCATCAAGGGACCGAACGATCACACCATTGCACAGGTGCGATAACAGAAACGCGGattctctctgcgtgcaaAAGCGCTCTTCATTTCCAGTAGTTCCGTTCATTATGCAAACTCCTTTGTATTTTGACCCTTTTCAGATCAAGGATGCACTCAGAGACGGCCTCCGAGCGGTGAAGAATGTTTTCGACGATCGCGCCGTCGTTCCGGGTGCCGGGGCGTACGAGAttgctgccttctccgccctGCAGGTGAGACAAAAAGTCGCAAAATCCCTGGTgaacagagaaagcaggaaaacgcgaaacgaacgaacgcgcgcgcggcgggggggggggggggttgggggggggcggagcggtgtgtctgtacacctcgcTGCAAGAGACGGAAAGTTTGCACAGCGGGAATACGAGAAGGAACATGTGACAAGGCGCGGGGAAGGCTTTCTCAAAacggaaagagcgagaggcagttTCGGCGTGAgctctcctcgtctgcctttcGGGCAGTCGGAAGCGCCGATCGAGCTCGTCGCGTTCTAAAcctccgttttttcgcgtctttttttcagGCAGTTTCATCTCCTTTATGGGAGGACTGTTTGACGAATCTTTCTGCGTGTCGCACCGCGTTTTCACGTTGCCGCCGCGGGGTTTCTGTCCTGTGCGCTGGTCttgcgccttctttctgAATGTTTTGTTTGTGAGAGGCGGTCTTGTTTTTTAGGATTACAAGAAGGAAGTtccgggaaaagagaagctgGCTATCGAAGCCTTTGCGCAGGCGATGTTGTCCATACCCAAGACGCTGGCAGAGAACAGCGGCATCGACGCGCAGGAatccgttttgtctctgaTCGACGAAtacgagaagaagagacaaccgTTGGGTCTCAACCTTACCACTGGCGaggctctctcgccctctgtcGAAGGTGAGAGAATTTCTCCACGCCTGGGACAGAAGTTCAAATCCAAGAAGCGACGAAATGCACACAAAGACACCCTGTATGattatttatatatgttAAGGGACAATTGCAGATGTGTATACACCTATAGACATCTGTATTTATGTGTATGTGCCTATGTGCAGGCGGGTAGATATGGAagtatttacatatatatacatatatatgtatatatatatatatatatatatatatatatataatgtatgtatatatatgtatatattatgtgtgtatatgtatatgtgtattaTGCGTAAGAAGCTGGTTACATGTATAGGGGTGTTGTTGGGGAGTCGTCTTGGTCGTGGCTGATTAATATGCGAGGtttctgtcctttttcttttcaggaATTTGGGATAACTACCTGGTGAAGAAGCAAATGCTTTCGATCGCTCCGACTCTGGCGCAGCAGTTGCTGCTGGTCGACGAAGTGCTGAAGGCTGGGAAGTCCATGTCTCGTGGCGCGTGAAAAGAATCCATTTTTGTCCGAAGACTGTCAAGTTTTCAGCCAAAAAGGCTCTCAAGTTCTCAACCAAAACGACTTTCTtggcttctctcctccacgTGATTCAGCTGCATCGACAATCCCCTGGGGACGCCAACCGACACGCAAATACTTTTTTATTcaaacgcatgcactttGATACGTGAAACGtgatgcacatatatatgtgtatacacacatgtgtatatatgtatgtatatgtgaaCATGTATATGACTGATATATAAAGATATAATTCTGTATTTGTAGGTGCGGTTGTCTGGTCCCGATGGAACTGTCAAGGACGCAAACTGTTTTTCGTatttcgctctctgctgcgtgcgTTTCGACGTACACTCCTCGAAGAGCCAGGAGGTTGCGTCTGTCCTCTATCTAAAAAAAGTTTTTTGAACTGGAAGACGCGTTCGCGACACTAGGTGAAATGTAGAAACAGCGAGAGTGCAACACTCCGTGACAtgcgaggcgcgaggcgacaaGCGCCTTCTTGCTTCTTAGACTGCCTTTCGAAAAAGGTGTTtcgagagacaaacgccttcgctcttctttgtGTGCCAAACAGCAGAAATGTTTAAAGGGAGTCGTAGGGACAACTCGAGTTTGTGGCTAGGAAGCTTccaaaaggaagagaggttTGACAATAGAGAggcgtttttcgtctctaACACAGCCAAGTGCTGTTTTTCGTAGACGGCAAACGAGCAACCCATGTCGTTGACAacggagagcggagagggaaCGGGATCATGGCGAGGCACGGACGATTGCTTCGTAGGAAGAAAGATGCTGGAGGCACCGcagcgacaagagagacgacagacgaTCAGAAAGaccagaaggagagagggataaacagaggggagaggcaggagccgAAGACtccccagagagaggaggaagataCGGGAAGCgccaagagaaagacggcggaAGTCGCTGGACTGCGAGATGAAGGTAAAAGCCGAAACGTGGAGCAAGCGGGATTCCGAGGCAAAGACGCCAGAgctcgagagacgcccggcgaaaggagagcagAGGGCTCTGTCTCAGCGGAACGACGAAGTCAAACTTCAAAAAGGAAACACCGCGACAGAGCCGGGACACACAATTGGAGGAAAGCgtgaaagaggagaggcggcatGTCTTGCGCAGGTTGGACGTGGAAAccggaacgcgagaagaggtgAATCGGGAAACgccagaggaagggaagccAGGGGTTTGGGGttctggagaagagacaagaagtTTGAAATCGTCACATCAGAAGACGTTTCCCGGTTTGGGTGTGTGCGGGAGACCTTAGAGACAGGGCACCCCCCTTTGCCAGGGACAGCGCAGAAACCTGGGCCGcctcggagacacagaggtaAGAAAAAGCGtcgcgaaagaggagagggaaaagagtctggagagagacgggaatcGAGATGTGGACTCTGGAGAGAGGTTTCCTTCTGGGCTCCCCGCGAACGAAAGTCGCGATCCAGTCGAAGAAAGGGACGCAATGCGGCGTCTTAttcgcgcggcgcgcgcctcgagACCGTCCTTCGCATGCTTTTCTTTCGAGGCGGAGCACACGCCTCGCGTGAACGCCAAAGCGTGGAACGCAGACAGAGGCTTCCCCTTCGTCTTTGGCAAGTGGGAAACGCTCGAGTATTTTGAGATTAAGGCTGCTTGCCGTAGCCGCCGTAGCGGAAAGTCATCACTTTGCTCATGCGCGTCAACGTGCCGTCGCTTTGAACGCCTCGGCTggccgaagaaaaaacagcaGAGCGGAGCGCGGAACGGCGGTTTCCCAGACGCGTGGAGATAGGGGGGGGGCGAGACACacgggaggagaaggagacacacacgagaggaggagacacacacgagaggagaaggagacacacatgagaggagaaggagacaccggagagaagagagagagacagaagagaacaaagagacagaggagaggagaaggagagaacgacactgcggcgacggcgaagcgagaagggcCAGGCGAGAGTCGTGAGACCGCGAcaggagcggcagagaagaaaagagaaacagagacacacacggctTCAGCGTctcaagaaaagaaacagagacacgcaacACAAGTATATTTATACGAACGCAGTGGGGTCTTAGGTGAGAGAATGTGCGCAGTGCGCTGCGAAATCGTTTGTGCGCGTTCGAAAGTCAAGGCCGCCGAGCACATGCAGCAAGCGAGAGCGACTGAAAAGCAAGAACGCGacagcaaaagagaaaatCAAGAACGCGacagcaaaagagagaagctcTGTTTTGTCGCTCAACGGTGTTCTGTTTGTGCTTTGGGTCTCTCACGTTGCCAGTCTATTGAGTTCTTCCGTCTGTTGCATGTCGTAGAATCCTGGAGGCGCGTCACCAGCGGCGTGTCCTCGCGCCGCGCGTTTCCGGAAgtctgttctctcccctcgctcgTTGCGAGGGTCGCTGACGCCGGCATCCGGCAAGACGACAATATCGATGGAGTACGGAActgacagaaaaaagaaaagacgcgagaaaccaATGAGAGCAGAGCTCCCGCGGCCGAGGGCGTGTGCATGTCTTCCCGCTTGGACCTCTAAACGCTGCTGTCACAGGCGCCTCAGAAACGCGGGAGTGAGAATGGAGATTCAGACAACCGAgagctcgagagagagacttaACTGAATGGGTTTTGAGATACAGTTCAAGAGTCTAAAGCGGCCTCTCACCTATAGTCATAtaccgagagaagacacgcgatCTATGCACAGACATACACATAGACTAAGCATCTACAcatctacgtatatatatatatatatatatatatttaaatGTTTATAtggatacatatatatacatatatatacgaatatagtgatatatataagtatatatatatatatatatatataagtatatatgtatgtatatatttatatgcattTGCACGTGGCACAAACGGATGTGTGCGTCTGAGAGTGTTACTTTGGAAAGAGACTCACAGACGGAGATTTCGTTGAGGACCCGGTAGCCGAGAAGGTGCGCGACAGCGGCTACCTGGAAATGCAGTCCtggcgaaggcagaggagacagaaagggaaaaggaaaatgcacgagagaagagagacgggagaagaaagatgagaggagagcaaagagagtcAAAAACACATTTGAAGGCGAAAGCAAGACAACAAGACAAGcaaagcgagggaaacaggagggaagaactgaagcgaagaagaaaggggagacaggtcggttcgcctccgccttttGGCTCTTCTTTGAAAtttccctcgccttttcgtctcttctctcactcGCGGTTTCTCACCTGAGGGCACAATCTTCGCGCGCGAGTCGGTCCGGCTCTTGCAGAACAATTGATCTGcctggaaacgaaaaacacaaaaccAAAAACAAACTCATACGGAAACTACAACTGAACCTTTCCCCTAAACGACAAAACCACTTGCGGTACTCAAACACAAACCACGTTCTGTTTCGTGCCATGCTCTCTtatctttcctctttcctcccccgTGTTCCCactctccctccttttcccgtcttttccttcctttctctctctctcctttctctttctctctcccccctttctctctcctctttttctccctcctttttctccctcctttctctctcttcttttctctctttctctctctcctctctccctcttcctctctttttctcccttcgctctctccctttttgtccctccgttttctctcgcgcttcctccgttttctctttctctttctctgttcttaCCAAGAACTTCAGTCCTGTCGACCACTGCGCGGGAGGCGTGTCGAGGACCTCAGGCGGCGGGCGAACCGCCCATGCGAGTTCGCGGCCGCCGTCTTTCTTGGCCCCAGTGGAAATCCATTTTTTCTGGAACTCGGGGCGAATGTACGAGCTCATGTCGACACCTGTGAGGCGGTGCTTGCGAGCGTTCTCGACGGCACGCAGGTGATCCGAAATAGTCAAAAACGAGCAGGGAAAgatcgcgcgcgcgcacgtCGTCAGCATCGCTTCTCCGTGGCGCTTGAGCGGCGACTCGTGCAGTCGAGTCAAAATCTTGTTCAGCAGCTCTGCCGAGCCTGTCGCTGCTTCGTAGATCGCGTCTTGACAAAccaacgagaagagaagggtgGTGAGACCTGACACCGCAAGCGCAAACGCGCCAAGCAAATGCATCGCATGAGTGTctcgccgcgagagaaacagaatgACGCAGAGCTGGCCATCAACGGAGTCACAAAGGCGGAAAAGCGACACAAGCGACAGACCGGAAAACAGGGAGACACTCCTGCTGCGGCCTTTTGTCAAGGCCAATCTtcgacggagaaaacgccaAAACACTGCCACCGCTTCACGGCCTGGATCGGAAGTCGCGGATCCTCGTATATGTTCGACTCAAAGAATGGCCAAGAGAgttttgtctcctgcggTTGGTTTCTTGTGCTCCAGCGTGAATCACCAAATGTCTCGCAGTCTGCTTCGATCCTCATCGATGTATTTTTgggcctctctccttcctcgcccgaCTCGTTCCTTTGTTCCCAAGTGTCTCTAGAGAGATGTGCATCGAGAGGTGATATGCATTGCAAGGCATGtggagcgggagaaagagaaagacggagagaagatAGAAAAATAGAGAACGATGGGTTGGGTAGGTAGATACACAGAGGTAGAGATATAGAGATAAAGAGATAGCTATAGGAAGATCGAATAacatacagagagagacagagagacagagagctAGAGACAATACACAAAGACATACAGGTGTCCTTGTGTGTTTGAACTCAGAGTACTCGCGTCACTGTGTGGGTGAGTTATTTAGACCACTTCACTTGTCTCCACTGACCTTGAGTTGAGAGACTGTTGAAGAACAAGGAGTTCGAGATCCAGTTCCCCTGCGTCATCGCCCTGGTGTGTGCACAAAGAAAAATggaacaagaggaaagaaaggaaagctcAACTGTCGTATTCAGACGCTCGGATGCACTCATTCGCACGCATTCGAGGGAGATTcgatatatctatatatatagacacaTGTGCATGTCTGTATGTCTTTACGTCTGTAAATCTCTTTGAAGGCGAGTCCGCACATCTAAGTATGCGTAAATGTTCATGTTTTGAGACAGATGATTCTACGAGGTCATTGTTTTGCTGAAGAGACTCAGCGCGAGAagtctgtctctttgcctcttccttcctttaCCTTATCACTGATTCCTCTCTCATTCCGAGAGCTGCCATGGAAAGGATCACACTCGAAACCGCGATACCTGAAGAGGTACGTGGACACATGCACTCGAAGAAAATAGGTGGAAGCCGATGCAAAGGCCAACCTCGGTCCTCGAAGGTCGTCTGTGAAGAAGCGACTGTTTTTTGCCGCTCGATAATAACACGCGTTGTTCCGCGTCTTTTGCTCCGTCACGCATTTTCTACGTGGCCAGGGACCGACGACACCAGACCAACAGAGAACCGCGCACTGTCTACCGAGCTCTGTATCGAAGTCGCGCGCGGCCAGCGTGCACATGcccatatacatacagatagaCATAGATGCATACaacataaatatatatatatacatatatatggatatacatatatatatggatatatatatatatatatatatatccgtgtATGCGGTGGAGGTTTGCATGTATCTGTTCCTGTAGAttgcctctgtgtgtgttcgGCACGTTGTGCTTGTTCTCCCTGCACGTGTGGAAACAGCAGTAGCTGTGCGTATCGACCCGCAGGCGTTCAGACGACCCTGTGTTCGATGTCGCAGTGAGAAAGTGTGCAATGCCGAggcaacacagagaaagggacagtcGCTGGAAcggcgcgacagagacacaagggagagacgccggcagagaggcacTCTCGCCAAGTCGCTGCGTGCCAAAAGGAGAGAtcggggagagaaaaggtgaaCGTTTCCTAGAAAGACGGGAACCTCGCGAAgctgcggcgtcgccccCCCACAAATCCCGACGCTTCAACACGTCTTTTGCAGACGCATTTAAAACTCTTCCTTGTCGAGAGTTAATCCCCAGGACTTCCGGAAACCTTACTTGACGCGCCTTGGTGGCGGCGATGCATGAATTCGTTGACCAGTCCACGAACGACTTCTTTGTCATCGAAGCGAAAATCTGAGCATCAGACAACAGTTGACAAGCACGCGGTGATTCGTGCGTGCAGACTGAGATGCGAGGAAACGCCTTCGAGTGCCGTCTGAgccagagacgaggaagtcCACGAATCACCGACAGCGCCCGCATGCGGCCATCCGACGCAGGACTTGCACGCaggccgcgcgagagagacgctgcctTCCACGATGGCGTGCGCTCGCCGTCTACTGAATCTCGCACGAGTTTCAGCTCACAGACGTGcagtttctcgcctctctccggtttCTCGCGTGACGATCCAGGGCGTTCGAGGCGAggctccactgtctccgcttccacGTGCGGAGCCTCGATTCCCTTCTTTTAACAGCTACGTTCGCGCTTTTAGGGCCTTTCAGGATCGCTCAGAGCCGCAAACACGACAGGCGTGTGTCGCCCTCGACTTACACGAGAAGGCGTTCAGCGCCATGCTGATTTGGTGAGACTCGAACTCGGGCAACAACTTGAGAATCCTCGGTTTGagctggaagaagaaacgtcCGTGCCTTgcgagaagacacgcagCAAAAAACACCGAGGAAAAAGCAAATGCGCATCCTCTCCCGGTCACCTCTTCCCCACACCAGGTCGCAGTCCATAcgtacatacacatacatacatacatacatacatacatacatacatacatacgcatatacatagacatacatatacatatacatacatatacatatacatacatatacatacatatacatatacatacatatacatatacatacatatacatacatatacatacatatacatacatatacatacatatacatacatatacatacatatacatatacatacatatacatacatatacatacatatacatacatatacatatacatacatatacatatacatatacatatacatatacatacatatacatacatatacatatacaacatacatatacatatacatacatatacatacatatacatacatatacatacatatacatatacaacatacatatacatatacatacatatacatacatatatatatatatatatatatatatatatcagagatagagatagacAGATGTAGATACGCATCGATGGCTGCGCATTTTTTTTTGTAGCTGGTTCAACAGGTGAGTTGTGGATGGTGCCTTTCGGCTGTTTATGGTCAGCTCCAACTTGTCCGCCTCTCGTCGTGcgtgtttctcgtctcccgcgcGCTTTtgttccgtctctttccagCCTAAACTTCTCTCTCACCCTTTGAGGCGAACTTTGCTGTACGCGTTCATGAAACTCGTGATGCCTTGCGGGGTCATGTGTTCCTGTCGGGCGATCAGTTCGGTGATGGCTCgggtgaagaggaggaaaacaggGTTGTCGACTTGCGCGGCTCCGGTGTCGGCTCCAGCGTTCACCATGGCGGCGCACACCTTCCGCACATTCGCCCAGTCCACGACATCGTGGCTAAAGTCTGTGGGAGAAGACTCAGATTGAGGGGCGTCTGAGCGCTTCCCGCTCTGCTCGCTGCCCGCAGTCGCGGGTTTCTGCGCGTTAGCGGACGTTTGCCTCGACGCCCACGCCGGGAAGGTTTCGGAGAGCTCCGCGGAGATATCCCGGTCGTCGAGGGGGACGAGCTCAGCGGCGACAACGCGCGCAAACGAATTCAGCAAATTGATCAGCTGCCGAATCTCCTCGTTCCGCAGAGGCGCGAACGGCCGCAGGCCgtcagctgtctcctcgccgcacgccggcgcgggcgacggcggaaGACTCGCGAGGGAAAAGCCCTCGCCGTCCTGTCCCTTCTCAAGTCGGGAGGCGCCTGAGGCCGCGCcgtgcgtcttccctccAGTGAACTCCGCCTGcagcgtctcttcgccgGAGGCGCTCGAAGGTTCACAATCTTCAGTGCGCACAGAGGCGTCTGCACTCGAAAccggagaagcagaagacaaCGAGTGAGCAGCAGAGCCAgacaaggaaggaaagaagagccgTTTCCACGTCCCGCCGCGTACGGCCGGGTCGAAGTAGGCGACGACATCATCTTTGGTTGACAAGTCGTAGCTGATTTCCGCAGCTTTGAAGAGGTCTAGGCAACTCGCTGGCAGAaaccttcctctccctttggGGAATCCCAACGCGCCCTCCCAGCCCTCTGCGCGcatctcgctctccctccctctctcgctctctctctctctctctggtgtgGGGCCGTCTATACCCTGAGGCCCTCCGCCTCGCGGTGTTTGTGGAGCCCGCGCCTCAGCGGCCGCTGCTTGCTCCAAGGCGAGCATTTCGTTGACGTCGATCCAGGTTCCACTCGTGTCGAGGAACTCCTGCTGCCGCCACGCCGTCTTGGGCAGCGCTGTGGCGGCTCGGAGGGCGATGCGATACCAGAGACTGCGGAGGCTTCGCGGGTCACACTCCGCGACGAGGTCTGCAAAGGACGTGGCGCCAGCAGCCGGGGCACTAGCCTCTTCCACCGCCGCGCCTGTGACGATCTTTCCGCGGACGGCAGGCACTCTGCGCtccgcgcgaggcgcgaaagaTCCAGAGCCGTCTGACCGCTTCGGGGCGTTCGCAGTCAGCGCGTCGACTTTCTTCACCAGGCTCCCATGCGCAAagtggaggcgcgcgagagcaTTCGAGACCAGCGTCAGCTgcgcgaaggaaaaggcaTTCAAGAAATCCGAGGCCCGCTGCGCCAGGACGTTCAGAAAACGAATCGTCGCGGTGTGCAAACCGCACACAGACGTCGCCTGAGAAGCAGCGCAACAACGCAGGGTTTTGAGAGTCACAGGCGCGCGCAAAAAGGGGACGAGGGGAAGGTGAGAAAAAAATAGGAACGAAACACAGCAGGCGAGGGGAAAGCCTGGAGAAAGGGACAAGTGGAACAGCCGAAGGcacggaaaaacagacaaacgcagggaaaggaagagaaaggaagcggagaaaccCAAAACCACAGCCGAGAACGAGTGGATGAAACCAGGTTCACGTGAACACTCGACAAACACCCAACGTCGCCACGGACGGAAAAACAGTCAAacgtgtctctgtgtgggTACACGAACAACATATACTACAAacgtatgtgtatgtgcgtgtgtgAGCGATTGTGTTTCCGGTGTGGCGGCTGCGCATCTCTGTTCTCACCAAGACTGTGAGTTGGACGGGAGAAGTTTCGTGTATGTTGAGAATGGTCAGTTGTTCGATGATTGCAACGAGAGTCCGTGTGTTTTCGTTGTTCcagaaggagagcgaaggacaCGTGCGGGCGAGTTCCGCGACGCTGCCGCCGAGGAACGTCAAGGCCACCATGTGCAGAGCATCCTTTCTGTGGGCGGGTGCGCAGTTTGTGGGGGGTGCGCAGTTTGCGGGAGGTGCGCAGTTTGTGGGGGGTCGCCCAGGATCGGCCGAGTCGGGCCTTCCATGGAAGGCGGCCGGACGCTGCCACGGAATGAAGGAAGCGAGCTGCCGAATCTGGTTTTGTTGCTTGTTGGCGAGATCCTTCTCGTCCCGGCCGGGGCTCTGTCGCGCTGCGAGGCTGAGGTCTGGAAAGGCGGGCGGCGGCA includes the following:
- a CDS encoding gl18351, related, which produces MVSIVNAKADVLRSAAALAANCNAAKGLQEVVKTNFGPHGTLKMLVGGAGQIKITKDGCVLLHEMQIQHPTASMIARAATAQDESTGDGTTSSVLLIGEILRQSERLVFEGVHPRLLCKGFDKARSKCLEVLDQLKVPVPFSPLPDRELLHSVARTSLRTKLTAGLAEKLTPDVVDAVCLIAKPDESPLDLFMIEILHMRRGLASETKLIKGMVMDHGARHPDMPTSLKKCYILTCNVSLEYEKSEVNSGFFYSSAEEREKMVEAERRFTDEKVKKIIELKRKVCTPENGRTFVVLNQKGIDPPSLDLFAKDGILALRRVKRRNMERLSLCCGGNPVNSVDDLTEDDLGYAEHVYEQTLGEEKYTFVDGVKNPQSCCILIKGPNDHTIAQIKDALRDGLRAVKNVFDDRAVVPGAGAYEIAAFSALQDYKKEVPGKEKLAIEAFAQAMLSIPKTLAENSGIDAQESVLSLIDEYEKKRQPLGLNLTTGEALSPSVEGIWDNYLVKKQMLSIAPTLAQQLLLVDEVLKAGKSMSRGA